One window of uncultured Methanoregula sp. genomic DNA carries:
- the proS gene encoding proline--tRNA ligase — MDDDAGALPQKQDFSAWFNDLLWRAEIMDVRYPVKGLYVWYPYGFAIRKFVYNRLRDLLDRDHQETLFPLLIPEQEFMKEAEHIKGFEDEVYWVTHGGTTPLDVKLALRPTSETAIYPMYALWLRSHADLPMKYYQIVNTFRYETKQTRPLIRLREITSFMESHTVHATWDEAEAQVEYELALSREFYDGLCIPITISKRPDWDKFPGADYTMAIDAIMPNGKTLQIGTVHHLGTHFSKTFSITYEDKEGVQQFASQTCYGISERCIAALISLHGDDKGLILPPVAAPVQAVIVPITIGKRHEDVLAAAQKLEADLKAAGFRVRMDTRDMRPGAKYYWWELRGVPLRLELGPRDLDGGKVMAVKRTGEKVPLDLLTITEGVTRVLGEITEAIRIKAEEHTKTHLVSVDSMAGLDAALNEGKVAVVHWCKERGCGDAIEEKTNASILGTDVRSPYVASTEGACIVCGKPGKATLVGRTY; from the coding sequence ATGGACGATGACGCGGGCGCTCTGCCCCAGAAACAGGACTTTTCTGCATGGTTTAACGATCTCTTGTGGCGGGCAGAGATTATGGATGTCCGCTACCCGGTCAAGGGGCTCTATGTCTGGTACCCCTACGGGTTTGCAATCCGCAAGTTCGTATACAACCGGCTCCGCGATCTCCTTGACCGGGACCACCAGGAGACCCTCTTCCCGCTCCTTATTCCCGAACAGGAATTCATGAAGGAAGCCGAGCACATCAAGGGGTTTGAAGACGAGGTCTACTGGGTTACCCATGGCGGCACAACTCCGCTCGATGTCAAGCTCGCCCTCCGCCCCACCAGCGAGACCGCCATCTACCCTATGTATGCTCTCTGGCTCCGATCGCACGCAGACCTGCCAATGAAATACTACCAGATTGTCAACACATTCCGGTACGAGACCAAGCAGACCCGCCCGCTCATCCGCCTCCGGGAGATCACCTCATTCATGGAATCGCACACCGTGCATGCGACATGGGACGAAGCAGAAGCCCAGGTGGAATACGAGCTCGCGCTCAGCCGCGAATTCTATGATGGTCTCTGTATTCCCATCACTATCTCGAAGCGCCCCGACTGGGACAAGTTCCCCGGCGCTGACTACACGATGGCAATCGATGCAATCATGCCCAATGGCAAGACTCTCCAGATCGGCACGGTCCACCACCTCGGCACTCACTTCTCGAAAACCTTCTCCATCACCTACGAGGACAAGGAAGGCGTTCAGCAGTTTGCCAGCCAGACCTGCTACGGCATCTCGGAGCGGTGTATTGCTGCACTCATCAGCCTGCACGGCGATGACAAGGGTCTCATCCTCCCGCCGGTTGCAGCCCCCGTCCAGGCAGTCATTGTCCCGATAACGATCGGCAAGCGGCACGAGGATGTACTCGCTGCTGCGCAGAAACTGGAAGCCGATCTCAAGGCAGCAGGGTTCCGGGTCAGGATGGATACCCGCGACATGCGCCCCGGCGCAAAGTACTACTGGTGGGAACTCCGCGGCGTCCCGCTCCGGCTCGAACTCGGACCCAGAGATCTCGATGGCGGGAAGGTTATGGCAGTCAAGCGGACCGGAGAGAAAGTCCCGCTGGACCTCCTGACCATCACTGAAGGCGTCACCCGGGTGCTGGGCGAGATCACGGAAGCCATCCGGATAAAGGCCGAGGAGCACACGAAAACGCATCTGGTCAGCGTGGATTCCATGGCCGGCCTGGATGCAGCCCTCAACGAAGGAAAAGTCGCGGTAGTCCACTGGTGCAAGGAACGCGGGTGCGGGGATGCCATCGAGGAGAAAACAAATGCAAGTATCCTCGGAACCGATGTCCGCTCCCCCTATGTCGCCTCAACGGAAGGTGCATGCATCGTCTGCGGGAAACCCGGCAAGGCAACGCTCGTAGGAAGAACCTACTGA
- a CDS encoding DUF63 family protein — translation MISDFIYKYYIDPIRYEQPYNAVETITYALILIAAVYLIYRWFRKSEFPLDGPFVLATIPYVIFGGVLRVVQDTHMIQSDLQFAIVTPFIYFVIFFYTFAILLLSRFLEKQGFCDTYLKPYAGIGIFSVFCVALVLAAWGMTHTRIDLFVLAIIPLMATVATAAVFLFMRYVLRWEYVTDPLYITLLFGQLLDASATSYGIDLHPSVHYIEQHVVGSALIDWAHTAFVMFPLKLVVLFPAIYIMQLYRKEANPAFWHLVLLAMIIVGFAPGVRDMVRMVLYV, via the coding sequence ATGATTAGTGATTTCATCTACAAATACTACATCGATCCCATACGATACGAGCAACCCTATAATGCTGTAGAAACGATCACCTACGCGCTCATCCTCATTGCAGCGGTCTATCTCATCTACCGCTGGTTCAGGAAATCGGAGTTTCCTCTCGACGGGCCGTTCGTGCTCGCCACCATTCCCTACGTGATCTTCGGCGGGGTCCTCCGGGTAGTCCAGGACACCCACATGATCCAATCGGATCTCCAGTTTGCCATTGTCACGCCGTTCATTTATTTTGTCATCTTCTTCTATACCTTCGCAATCCTCCTCCTTTCCCGGTTCCTGGAAAAACAGGGGTTCTGCGATACGTACCTTAAACCCTATGCCGGGATCGGCATTTTCTCGGTCTTCTGCGTAGCACTCGTGCTGGCAGCATGGGGAATGACCCATACACGGATCGACCTGTTCGTCCTTGCCATCATCCCGCTGATGGCAACTGTCGCAACCGCTGCAGTCTTTTTGTTCATGCGGTACGTGCTGCGCTGGGAGTACGTCACCGATCCCCTCTACATAACGCTCCTCTTCGGCCAGCTGCTGGATGCAAGTGCAACCAGTTACGGCATCGACCTGCACCCGTCCGTCCATTACATTGAACAGCATGTTGTCGGATCGGCCCTTATCGATTGGGCGCACACCGCTTTCGTGATGTTCCCCTTAAAACTGGTAGTCCTGTTCCCGGCGATCTATATCATGCAGCTCTACCGCAAGGAGGCAAACCCCGCATTCTGGCACCTCGTGCTGCTGGCAATGATCATTGTCGGGTTTGCACCGGGGGTCCGGGACATGGTTCGGATGGTCCTGTATGTCTAA
- a CDS encoding stage II sporulation protein M: MSNSPLTNAIIIIFLLFCATLTVGWIGSAQNPAVGEDLLKLFQKEVAGQMSKDNAPDLCIKLFFNNLEACILLFLGGASFGIVTIFIMSLNGIVIGAIMEIIRKDHSVLFVAAALVPHGIFEIPAFIISGALGILLAQALIAEWYGGPEAEGEARKYARVFLVYVLPLVAVAACVEAFITPVVIQLVA; the protein is encoded by the coding sequence ATGTCTAATTCCCCGTTGACAAACGCCATCATCATTATCTTCCTCCTTTTCTGCGCAACGCTCACGGTCGGCTGGATCGGATCGGCCCAGAATCCCGCTGTTGGCGAGGATCTCCTGAAACTGTTCCAGAAGGAAGTCGCGGGCCAGATGTCCAAGGACAACGCTCCCGATCTCTGCATCAAGCTCTTCTTCAACAACCTCGAAGCCTGCATCCTCCTCTTCCTTGGCGGAGCATCCTTTGGTATCGTCACCATCTTCATCATGAGTCTCAACGGGATCGTGATAGGGGCGATCATGGAGATCATACGTAAGGACCACAGCGTGCTGTTCGTGGCTGCCGCCCTTGTTCCGCACGGTATCTTCGAGATCCCGGCATTCATCATCTCCGGCGCCCTCGGCATTCTCCTTGCCCAGGCGCTCATCGCGGAGTGGTACGGCGGGCCGGAGGCAGAGGGCGAGGCACGGAAATATGCCCGGGTCTTCCTGGTATACGTGCTGCCGCTCGTGGCAGTCGCCGCGTGCGTGGAGGCTTTTATTACGCCTGTTGTCATACAGTTAGTAGCTTAA
- a CDS encoding NAD(P)-dependent glycerol-1-phosphate dehydrogenase, with protein sequence MSADAIKLLKPKVFDKSKWMQLPRDVVIGHDVLTQLPAVCEDLKLGSSALLVSGKGTMGLAGNKVMSIMSASYDVTPFLAEEINIAVIKAGEKAAKDVDFLIGVGGGRVIDTAKIVSYNLDLPFISVPTAASHDGIASARASVPMEDGHSSLEAEPPIAIVADTGIIATAPHRLLAAGCADVISNYTAILDWELAHRVKGEPMSEYAVALSKMTAEILVKDAHLIKPHQEQSAWLVIKALVSSGVAMSIAGSSRPASGGEHKFSHALDRLAPGKALHGESCGIGTIISMYLHGGDWRGIRASLKSIGAPTTPAEVGIEDSVAVEALLMAKTIRPERFTIFDMGITRESAENLVQMLYRE encoded by the coding sequence ATGAGCGCAGATGCAATAAAATTACTCAAACCCAAAGTCTTTGACAAGTCCAAATGGATGCAGCTGCCCAGGGATGTCGTGATCGGGCACGATGTTCTCACCCAGCTCCCGGCGGTCTGCGAGGACCTCAAACTCGGGTCGTCTGCGCTGCTCGTTTCCGGTAAGGGCACCATGGGCCTTGCAGGAAACAAGGTCATGTCCATTATGTCGGCTTCGTATGACGTAACGCCGTTCCTGGCCGAAGAGATCAACATCGCGGTCATCAAGGCCGGGGAGAAGGCGGCCAAAGATGTGGATTTCCTCATCGGGGTCGGTGGCGGCCGGGTGATCGATACGGCAAAGATCGTTTCCTACAATCTCGATCTCCCGTTCATCTCGGTTCCCACCGCCGCATCCCACGACGGCATTGCATCTGCACGGGCCTCGGTGCCAATGGAAGATGGACATTCTTCGCTGGAGGCCGAACCCCCGATCGCGATCGTTGCCGATACCGGGATCATCGCCACGGCCCCGCACCGGCTCCTGGCTGCCGGGTGTGCGGACGTGATCTCCAATTATACGGCAATTCTCGACTGGGAGCTTGCCCACCGGGTCAAGGGCGAGCCCATGAGCGAGTACGCGGTTGCCTTATCGAAGATGACTGCCGAGATCCTGGTCAAGGATGCCCACCTGATCAAGCCGCACCAGGAGCAGTCTGCTTGGCTCGTGATAAAAGCGCTCGTCTCAAGCGGGGTTGCGATGAGCATTGCCGGCTCGTCAAGGCCTGCGAGCGGAGGGGAGCACAAGTTCTCCCATGCCCTCGACCGCCTTGCCCCGGGCAAAGCGCTTCACGGCGAGAGCTGCGGGATCGGGACCATCATCTCCATGTACCTCCACGGTGGCGACTGGAGGGGGATCCGGGCATCGCTCAAAAGCATCGGGGCCCCGACCACCCCCGCCGAAGTCGGGATCGAAGACTCGGTTGCCGTCGAGGCACTCCTGATGGCAAAGACTATCCGTCCGGAGCGCTTCACCATATTTGATATGGGGATTACCAGGGAATCGGCAGAGAATCTGGTGCAGATGCTCTACCGGGAGTGA